Below is a window of Halogeometricum rufum DNA.
TGGACTATGGAGAGATTTCCTACGCTTATCTCGGAGATGTCCTATTCTGGTCCGTCGCGCCACACCTCCCTGTAGAACATGCCGGTAAAGATTCATTTCAGCCATTAATCGAACGTCTGGTTGAGGAATTCACAATATGAAACATCCTCTGCATGAGGGGGTGATTGACCGAAAAGAAGGCCGGATTAGCATCACCGATGGCACTTCCGATTCGGCACCTGACCAGTCCATTCGTCATCGCTATCTCGGAACGGGTTGTCCGGTCGTCGTAGCAGCACTGTCGGACGACACTGCCACTCACTTTTTCAAGATATGCCGCCAAGAGGATTACCCTATTATATGGCTTAGTTATGAAGATTTGTACAACAACTCGATAGCGTTTGATGCCTTCAGAAGTGCCATCGACAATGCCCCTGGAATTTACTTCCGTGAATCCGGAGATCAAAGGAAATCTGATACCGCTGTAGACGCAGCGATCCGGGCCGTAGTGCGGCGGAACGAGAACCTGTTGGGCCCTCCACGCTCTGCCACGAACTCGAACAAGCCCGTCCATCTTGATAATCTTCGTACTTCTACGGAGTCATCAGTTACCGTGCCGCGAACGCAAATTGTATCACGAATACAGAACGGCCGGAGTAAGGTTATGAAAGCAATCAGTGGCTTTCCAGCCTTTACTATAGACGCTGGCCCTCATGAGGGCTGCGACGGTGTGGGACCGCTTCTACTGCAGGAGTACTTAACCGGAGATGAGTTGAGGATTCACGCTGTGGATTCGGACTTCGTCAGTCACTTACTCAAAAAAAATGATGGTATAGACTATCGCGTCACGGGCTTGGCTGGATTGGAACGAGTGTCCATATCCTCCGGTGAACAAGACGCACTCCGTGATATGATGGAGGCCGAAGGCGTACGCTTCGGCGGCATTGACCTCATTCGCAGCAAGAACCGTCTCATAGTCCTCGAACTCAACCCGATGCCGGGATACCATCCCTACGAAGCGCGTGACGATGACAATCCAATCACCGAGATGATATATAAAAGTCTTATCAATAATGAGTGTGCGGACTAAGTTTGGGTCTATTGGTGGCTATCTATACGGGGTAACGCTTATTTGTGAATTCTGGAGTAGTTTGAGATAGAACAGCTACTTTTATGAATTAAATTGTTTGAAATGGCAATTCGCGTTCTCAACAAAAGATTGATGCAATTAATTTCCTTTTGACATCGAAATCATAATACTGAACACATCCTCTGTATCTCGCATGCGCCTTCTAACAGTACCTGAGCAAATTCCAGTGGACGTGATGCATACAGGGCGCGAGTCGGTCACGAGCGATGGTCGCTTTCGCGCTGATCGGGCCGGTCGATACAGAGGACGTAATCAATAAACGACTTCGTCAACTTTCGCAACGACAACAACGCCGACCGAGAGGTCGGCGTCGACGGTGATTGGCAGGGCCACGCTGAGTGACTGAGCGACGGCTACTGAAGCCGCCGGAGATGTACTCCTTGGGGAGAGATGTTCGTGATCGAATCGGAGCGGTCGAATCACGGCCCCGGACACTCCGCCAGCTGTCACCGCACAGCCGAGTCACGCGCCGGACCTCCTGCCCGGGGCGCCGACGGACCGTTGAGGTTCTCGGACCTGTTCGACCGCGTGACTGATACGTACGTACGGTCTGGATCCTCTATGCAACTGCTGGATGCACTCTTTGGCCCTGTCGAACGATATTCGGATGCGATCCCCGCGAGAATCCACGGTATTGTCGCCGTTGTCTCGTTTTGCACCTTTGTCGGGGTGATTGCTCTGGGATTCGTTCCGGTGACCCGCCGGATCGAGACGTCTGGCTATTCCACCGCAGATTTGCAGGCCGCAACGAGCCGGGCGGAAGTGGACACGATACTGCAGGCCTTCGAACCGGTCATGGAATCCGTGATGCTTCTCTCAGTTCTCGATTACATCTTCATCGTCGCAGGGTTCTTCCTGTTTTTCTCACTCCATTCGCTCTCTCTGAAGACGCTAGCAGTCCACAACCGGCTAGTCCTGATACCGAAGGTTGGGATGGTGTTGACTGTCGTCTCTCGACTCCTCGATTCGCTGGAGAACCTCTGGGTCATCCTCATCTACACGAATCCCGACGACTACGCGACCATCCTGATTGATCTCATGAACACCTCCGAATCGTTGAAGTGGATGATCGTCAGCATCGGATATCCGACACTCGGCATCGCCATCGTGCTTGCACTGCTGACCCGGTTTACCTCACTGTTCGACGGTCGCTCAGAGAGTCCACAGTAAGCAGCATCGGAAATTTCAATCGGTGAGCTGTTTCGGTAGCAGTGCTGAATATCGAGGATGCGGATTCACATCCACTGTCCAACCCCGGTCAAGCGCCAACACGTACATCACGCCGCCTCCACGAGTCGCTCGGCCAACGTTTCGAGTGTGGTCGGCATGCTGAACTCACCCTCTGAGTGTTGCACACCGCTCCTGACAGAACTTGGTGAGGTTTCTGGGGTCGTGCGGAATACAGAGCGCGAGTGTCGCAGACATGCTTCTCGAATCCACGAGACATGTCTCTGTATTTTAAGCTTCGTCAGGTCAGTCACAGGAACTCGAAACGAGCGTATTTTCATGGCTTTCACTAGCTACACTCTTATCGTTGGAGACTCTACCTTCAACCAACGATGTCGATAGACAGGGAAACATTCGAGAACACAAGCGAGGAAGAACTTACGGGGCTGTCCGTCCCTGACCAAGTCCTCGGATTCCTTGCCGCTCACGACGATAGGGCATTTGAGGCTCGTGAGATTGCAGCACAAACAGACCTTGACGAGGGTGCGGTGAGTACTGCACTGACGCGCTTGAAGCAACGCGAACTCGTTGAACACAAGGCGACGTACTGGGCCGCGACGACCGACGAGGAACGGCTTCAATCGTATAGTGGATACGAGCGAGCGACAGCACTCTTCAACGAACGACTGGGAACCGAGAACAAGCATGAGTGGCGGGAGCACGCACCGAAAGAAGACCATCCAAGTCTGAGGGACGAGGAGTGACGGACGAAGAGAAACCGCCAACGTACGAACCCGGAGATGTTGTCTACGGTGACGACCCGTTCAAAGGTGACGAGAACGCGCGTCCGTGGCTCGTCATCTCGAATCACGAAGGACAACCATTCCATGGCGACCAGTACATTTCGGTAACGTTGACGACGAAGACGTGGCACGAGGAGTTTATCGAGATTCCTGACACGGGTTGGGTTCGTGGTGGAACTCCCGACGAGAGCTGTATCGTCCCGTGGGGCGTCCAGTCACTCGGAAGCGGAGACATCGACTACTGGCAAGGGACGCTCAACGACGCACTTGTCGAGGACGCAATTCAGTCGTTGATTGACTATCTCAAATAGCACTCATCCGATAACGGCGACACGGTGTGCTGAATAGAGAGCGGATATCTTTCAGACTCGCCCGGCTCATGATGTGTTGGTCAGAAAATATATTGTTGGGATTATCCACTACACTCTATGGCAGTCTCCGGCCAACAATGTGCGACACAGAAAATCAACTCAATTTCCCGACGAACCATGATTTCACTAATTTCGGGAATGGTGCCACTATTGTCTG
It encodes the following:
- a CDS encoding ATP-grasp domain-containing protein; translation: MKAISGFPAFTIDAGPHEGCDGVGPLLLQEYLTGDELRIHAVDSDFVSHLLKKNDGIDYRVTGLAGLERVSISSGEQDALRDMMEAEGVRFGGIDLIRSKNRLIVLELNPMPGYHPYEARDDDNPITEMIYKSLINNECAD
- a CDS encoding MarR family transcriptional regulator, whose translation is MSIDRETFENTSEEELTGLSVPDQVLGFLAAHDDRAFEAREIAAQTDLDEGAVSTALTRLKQRELVEHKATYWAATTDEERLQSYSGYERATALFNERLGTENKHEWREHAPKEDHPSLRDEE
- a CDS encoding type II toxin-antitoxin system PemK/MazF family toxin — translated: MTDEEKPPTYEPGDVVYGDDPFKGDENARPWLVISNHEGQPFHGDQYISVTLTTKTWHEEFIEIPDTGWVRGGTPDESCIVPWGVQSLGSGDIDYWQGTLNDALVEDAIQSLIDYLK